One part of the Sphingopyxis sp. TUF1 genome encodes these proteins:
- a CDS encoding sterol desaturase family protein yields MTGWAILFSALAMTVIVGVRYLVTSGAFALATRLRHPGLYRGLEPQMRREIGWSLASAAIYGVPAGVVAWGWQAHGWTRIYTDVGAFPLWYLPVSLLLYLLLHDTWFYWTHRWMHRPRLFRLAHAVHHASRPPTAWAAMSFHPIEAVTGAIVIPALVFVIPIHVAVLGLVLAIMTIMGVGNHMGWEMFPRALVHGPAGRWLITATHHQAHHAAYRGNYGLYFRFWDRACGTDIGLGRFDPVHSRGERPAAADG; encoded by the coding sequence ATGACCGGTTGGGCGATCCTTTTTTCCGCGCTTGCGATGACCGTAATCGTCGGTGTTCGCTATCTTGTCACCAGCGGCGCTTTCGCGCTGGCAACACGCTTGCGTCACCCCGGTCTCTACCGCGGACTCGAACCGCAGATGCGCCGCGAGATCGGCTGGAGCCTTGCCAGCGCCGCCATTTATGGCGTTCCCGCTGGCGTCGTCGCCTGGGGGTGGCAGGCGCATGGCTGGACGCGCATCTATACCGATGTGGGCGCCTTTCCGCTCTGGTATCTGCCCGTCAGCCTGCTCCTCTACCTCTTGCTCCACGATACATGGTTTTACTGGACGCACCGCTGGATGCACCGCCCGCGCCTGTTTCGCCTCGCGCACGCCGTCCATCATGCCAGCCGCCCGCCGACCGCGTGGGCGGCGATGAGTTTCCACCCGATCGAGGCGGTCACCGGCGCGATCGTCATTCCTGCGCTGGTCTTTGTCATTCCCATTCATGTCGCGGTGCTGGGGCTCGTTCTGGCGATCATGACGATCATGGGGGTCGGCAATCATATGGGGTGGGAGATGTTTCCCCGCGCGCTTGTTCATGGACCAGCAGGGCGCTGGCTGATAACCGCGACGCATCACCAGGCGCATCATGCAGCCTACCGGGGAAATTATGGACTCTATTTCCGCTTTTGGGATCGCGCGTGCGGCACGGACATCGGGCTTGGCCGCTTTGATCCTGTGCACTCTCGCGGCGAACGCCCCGCTGCCGCCGACGGTTGA
- a CDS encoding DUF2141 domain-containing protein encodes MAALILCTLAANAPLPPTVEVSVTRLRSTKGQLLVCLTAKASAFPDCSKDKGSVRMAVKAVDADRFDIHAPANGTYAIAVVHDENGNNKMDKAIFLPKEGFGFSRNPAIAMGPPSFKSASFAVAGDMHQSIEMKYML; translated from the coding sequence TTGGCCGCTTTGATCCTGTGCACTCTCGCGGCGAACGCCCCGCTGCCGCCGACGGTTGAGGTCAGCGTTACCAGGCTGCGCAGCACCAAGGGGCAGCTGCTCGTCTGCCTGACGGCCAAGGCGAGCGCTTTTCCCGATTGCAGCAAGGACAAGGGCTCGGTGCGTATGGCGGTGAAAGCCGTCGATGCCGACCGATTCGACATCCATGCGCCCGCGAACGGCACCTATGCCATCGCGGTGGTCCATGACGAGAATGGCAACAACAAGATGGACAAGGCGATCTTCCTGCCAAAGGAAGGCTTCGGCTTTTCGCGCAATCCCGCGATCGCCATGGGTCCGCCGAGCTTCAAATCGGCAAGCTTTGCCGTTGCGGGCGATATGCACCAGTCGATCGAGATGAAATATATGCTGTAG
- a CDS encoding class I adenylate-forming enzyme family protein produces the protein MTSIEMLDGAFATLPDLVRAHAAERPDAVAAADADRRLSWSELDQLTDRIAARLQHDGLQKGDRTAIAGLNSVEQMAVILGTLRAGGVAGLITNSATGEQMAAMIADTSARHLFLDATAKASLEGHDIAASDLIAMDGSDAGTPLADWIAPAGTKPAPGEILPGDGFNIIYSSGTTGTPKGIVHSHAMRWQHIQRGAPAYGPNAVTILSTPLYSNTTMASFMPTVGSGGQVVLMKKFDARGFLELAERERATNCMLVPVQYRRIMALDDFDRFDLSSFVMKYCTSAPFPAALKADVLKRWPGGLVEIYGMTEGGAAFILEAHQFPDKLHTVGKPAPGHIAKVIDEDGNELPQGSVGEIVGRSPAMMTGYNNRPDATKAMHWYDSEGNLFYRHGDIGRIDEDGFLTLMDRAKDMIISGGFNIFPSDLEAILLADDRVVEAAVVGMPSEEWGETPVAFVVLKPGADPESVRETCNAKVGKTQRLSAIRIVAELPRSPIGKVLKRELRDAHSG, from the coding sequence ATGACCAGTATCGAAATGCTCGACGGCGCCTTCGCCACCCTGCCCGACCTTGTCCGTGCCCACGCCGCGGAACGTCCCGACGCCGTAGCGGCTGCCGATGCCGATCGGCGGCTGAGCTGGTCCGAACTGGATCAATTGACCGACCGAATCGCAGCGCGGTTGCAGCACGACGGCTTGCAAAAAGGGGATCGCACTGCAATTGCAGGGCTGAACAGCGTCGAACAGATGGCGGTCATCCTCGGCACGCTGCGCGCCGGCGGTGTCGCCGGGCTGATCACCAACAGCGCGACGGGCGAACAAATGGCGGCGATGATCGCCGACACCAGCGCGCGCCACCTGTTCCTCGACGCGACAGCAAAAGCGAGCTTGGAAGGGCACGACATCGCCGCAAGCGACCTGATCGCGATGGACGGCAGCGACGCAGGCACGCCGTTGGCGGACTGGATCGCGCCCGCGGGGACGAAACCGGCACCAGGCGAGATCCTGCCCGGGGACGGATTCAACATCATCTATTCGTCGGGCACGACGGGAACACCCAAGGGCATAGTCCACAGCCATGCGATGCGCTGGCAACATATCCAGCGCGGTGCCCCCGCCTATGGCCCGAACGCCGTGACGATCCTGTCGACCCCGCTCTATTCGAACACGACGATGGCCAGCTTCATGCCGACGGTCGGATCGGGCGGGCAGGTTGTCCTGATGAAGAAATTCGATGCGCGCGGCTTCCTCGAGCTGGCGGAGCGCGAACGCGCGACCAACTGCATGCTCGTGCCGGTGCAATATCGCCGCATCATGGCGCTCGACGATTTCGACCGCTTCGACCTGTCGAGCTTCGTGATGAAATATTGCACCTCGGCGCCCTTTCCCGCGGCGCTGAAAGCCGATGTGCTGAAACGCTGGCCCGGCGGCTTGGTCGAGATTTACGGCATGACCGAGGGCGGCGCAGCCTTCATCCTCGAAGCGCATCAGTTTCCTGACAAGCTGCACACCGTTGGCAAACCCGCGCCCGGCCATATCGCCAAGGTCATCGACGAGGATGGCAACGAACTGCCGCAAGGATCGGTCGGCGAGATTGTCGGCCGCAGTCCGGCGATGATGACCGGATACAACAACCGCCCCGATGCGACGAAAGCGATGCACTGGTACGACAGCGAGGGAAACCTCTTCTATCGCCACGGCGACATCGGCCGGATCGACGAGGACGGTTTCCTGACGTTGATGGACCGTGCGAAGGACATGATCATATCGGGCGGGTTCAACATCTTCCCCAGCGACCTCGAGGCGATCCTGCTCGCCGACGACCGCGTCGTCGAGGCGGCAGTGGTCGGAATGCCGAGCGAGGAATGGGGCGAGACCCCGGTCGCTTTCGTCGTGCTGAAGCCCGGCGCCGATCCCGAAAGCGTGCGCGAGACCTGCAATGCCAAGGTCGGCAAAACGCAGCGGCTGAGCGCGATCCGCATCGTGGCCGAACTGCCGCGCAGCCCGATCGGCAAGGTGCTTAAACGTGAACTGCGCGATGCGCATAGCGGGTGA
- a CDS encoding response regulator transcription factor, with protein MASSESVADGGRTLRVAVYHPCAERAETLCAAIEGAGLAAQLLPSHVNGIRPWRDRCFDLLIVNPFLDWQEPFAFVRLAASVAGQRPLIAMSDRDSLDDRLLALAAGADDAVGWTDNLPELLARIAGLLRRSRIATGQLGAGELRIDLIDRRVERAGQLIRMPLREFDLLANLARVPDRPLSRDTLLRAVWRIDFDPGTNRVEVHMSRLRAKVDRGFAWPMLRTVKGVGYALRSRPETSWP; from the coding sequence ATGGCATCATCGGAGAGCGTCGCCGACGGCGGCAGGACGTTGCGCGTCGCCGTCTATCACCCGTGTGCCGAACGCGCCGAGACGCTTTGCGCCGCGATCGAGGGGGCGGGGCTGGCGGCGCAATTATTGCCATCGCACGTCAACGGGATACGTCCGTGGCGCGACCGCTGTTTCGACCTGCTCATCGTCAATCCGTTTCTCGACTGGCAGGAGCCCTTCGCCTTTGTCCGTCTCGCCGCTTCGGTTGCCGGGCAGCGTCCGCTGATCGCGATGTCGGACCGCGACTCGCTCGACGATCGGCTGCTGGCGCTCGCCGCCGGCGCCGACGATGCCGTGGGCTGGACCGACAATCTTCCCGAATTGCTCGCGCGCATCGCGGGGTTGCTCCGGCGCAGCCGCATTGCGACGGGGCAGCTCGGCGCGGGCGAGCTCAGGATCGACCTGATCGACCGGCGCGTCGAGCGCGCGGGGCAGCTGATCCGCATGCCGCTGCGCGAATTCGACCTGCTAGCCAACCTCGCGCGCGTTCCCGACCGCCCGCTGTCGCGCGACACGCTGTTGAGGGCCGTGTGGCGGATCGATTTCGATCCGGGGACGAACCGCGTCGAAGTGCATATGTCGCGGCTGCGCGCGAAGGTCGACCGCGGCTTTGCCTGGCCGATGCTGCGCACGGTGAAGGGCGTCGGCTATGCGCTGCGCTCGCGGCCGGAAACTTCGTGGCCTTGA
- a CDS encoding acyl-CoA synthetase, whose translation MHPSVHARSNPDKAAIIVAETGEEISYGELDAASNRAAQLFRANGLGHEDVVAFMLDNTPHYYGLTWGAQRAGLRYVCISSRLTRDETDYILENSGAKILVVSASLAGAAEQLTTGIKRLAMGGAIAGYESWEDAVAAMPATPVADERAGVDMLYSSGTTGRPKGVRVPLPEDPAIDATNSLVMLASAVFQINADSIYLSPAPLYHAAPLRWSMTIHRLGGTVVLMKKFDPEAALAHIEKYRVNSSQWVPTHFVRMLKLPEEVRARYDISSLKVAIHAAAPCPVPVKQAMIDWWGPVLFEYYAGSEGNGMTFISSADWLTHKGSVGRPILGTVHIMGEDHETELGAGEEGTVFFESENVFEYHGDDEKTASSRNSKGWSTLGDVGKLDDEGFLYLTDRKSFMIISGGVNIYPQEIENHLVTHPKVADVAVVGGPHEEMGEEVIAVIQPADMAEADDALRGELIAYAREKLSGVKIPRRIDFMEALPRHDTGKLYKRLLRDQYWEKAKAEA comes from the coding sequence ATGCACCCCTCAGTTCACGCGCGTAGCAATCCCGACAAGGCCGCGATCATCGTCGCCGAAACGGGCGAAGAAATCAGCTATGGCGAACTCGACGCTGCATCGAACCGCGCGGCGCAGCTTTTTCGCGCCAATGGGCTCGGGCATGAGGATGTCGTTGCCTTCATGCTCGACAACACGCCGCATTATTATGGCCTGACGTGGGGCGCGCAGCGCGCGGGACTGCGTTACGTCTGCATCTCGTCGCGGCTGACGCGGGACGAGACCGACTATATCCTCGAAAATTCGGGCGCGAAGATTCTGGTCGTATCCGCAAGCCTGGCGGGCGCAGCGGAGCAGCTGACGACCGGCATCAAGCGTTTAGCGATGGGCGGCGCCATCGCAGGCTATGAAAGCTGGGAGGATGCCGTTGCTGCGATGCCCGCGACCCCGGTTGCCGATGAGCGCGCGGGGGTCGATATGCTCTATTCGTCGGGAACAACCGGGCGGCCGAAGGGTGTGCGCGTGCCGCTGCCCGAAGACCCCGCGATCGACGCGACGAACAGCCTGGTCATGCTTGCCTCGGCGGTGTTCCAGATCAATGCGGACAGCATCTATCTCTCGCCCGCGCCGCTCTATCATGCCGCGCCGCTGCGCTGGTCGATGACGATCCACCGGCTCGGCGGCACGGTCGTGCTGATGAAGAAATTCGATCCCGAGGCAGCGTTGGCGCATATCGAAAAATATCGCGTGAACAGCAGTCAGTGGGTGCCGACGCATTTTGTGCGGATGCTGAAATTGCCCGAGGAGGTCCGCGCCCGCTACGATATTTCGTCGCTCAAGGTCGCGATCCACGCTGCGGCGCCGTGCCCGGTGCCGGTCAAGCAGGCGATGATCGATTGGTGGGGGCCGGTGCTGTTCGAATATTATGCCGGGTCGGAGGGCAATGGCATGACCTTCATCTCCAGCGCCGACTGGCTGACGCACAAGGGCAGCGTCGGGCGACCGATCCTGGGTACGGTGCATATCATGGGCGAGGATCATGAGACCGAGCTCGGCGCGGGCGAGGAAGGCACGGTTTTCTTCGAGAGCGAGAATGTCTTCGAATATCATGGCGATGATGAGAAAACCGCGTCGAGTCGCAATTCGAAGGGCTGGTCGACGCTCGGCGATGTCGGCAAGCTCGACGACGAAGGCTTTCTCTATCTCACCGACCGCAAGAGCTTCATGATCATCTCGGGCGGGGTGAATATCTATCCGCAGGAAATCGAGAATCATCTCGTCACCCACCCCAAGGTCGCCGACGTCGCCGTGGTCGGCGGGCCGCATGAGGAGATGGGCGAAGAGGTGATCGCGGTGATCCAGCCCGCCGATATGGCCGAGGCGGACGACGCACTGCGGGGCGAGCTGATCGCCTATGCGCGTGAAAAACTGTCGGGGGTGAAAATCCCGCGCCGGATCGATTTCATGGAAGCGCTGCCGCGGCACGACACGGGCAAGCTCTACAAGCGGCTGCTGCGCGACCAATATTGGGAAAAGGCAAAGGCCGAGGCGTGA
- a CDS encoding 2-hydroxychromene-2-carboxylate isomerase — protein MTAARVEFFFDLSSPWTCLAFHNLPGVLERTDATAVYRPILVGGVFNAVNPAVYAAREQVDNRRLQHSWKVLKDWARLAGVPMNFPSEWHPAKSIAAMRFCCALEEDQAALVRFARGAFASYFDQQENLDDPAVLAAVADAEGLDGAALAAAAGSDAVKARLRANTDELIARGGYGSPTIFVDGDDMYFGNDQLPLVEAALKRTA, from the coding sequence ATGACCGCCGCGCGTGTCGAATTTTTCTTCGACCTCTCCTCGCCCTGGACTTGTCTCGCGTTTCATAATCTGCCGGGCGTGCTCGAACGGACGGACGCGACGGCGGTGTATCGGCCGATCCTCGTCGGCGGGGTATTTAACGCGGTGAACCCCGCCGTCTATGCGGCGCGCGAGCAGGTCGACAACCGGCGGCTCCAGCATAGCTGGAAGGTGCTGAAGGACTGGGCGCGGCTCGCGGGCGTGCCGATGAACTTTCCGTCAGAGTGGCATCCGGCGAAGAGTATCGCCGCGATGCGGTTCTGCTGCGCGCTGGAGGAGGATCAGGCGGCGCTCGTGCGATTCGCGCGCGGCGCCTTTGCAAGCTATTTCGACCAGCAGGAAAATCTGGACGACCCGGCAGTGCTCGCGGCGGTCGCCGATGCCGAAGGACTCGATGGCGCCGCACTTGCGGCTGCGGCGGGCAGCGATGCGGTGAAGGCGCGGCTGCGCGCCAATACCGACGAACTCATCGCGCGCGGCGGCTATGGTTCGCCGACGATCTTTGTCGACGGCGATGACATGTATTTTGGCAACGACCAGCTTCCGCTCGTCGAAGCCGCCCTAAAACGTACAGCGTAG
- a CDS encoding crotonase/enoyl-CoA hydratase family protein, protein MKDRISITMLEGGIADVRLIRADKMNALDTAMWEALAQAVDQLKAAADLRVVVLSGEGRAFCAGLDLSSLSNERDPGASSAGGSLADRTRGIANNAQYAAWGWRELPVPVIAAVHGVAFGAGSQIMAAADIRIVHPDTRIAIMEMRWGLVPDVAGMALWRTQVADDVLREMIYTNREFTGSEAKLLGFATHVSDDPLAKAMDLAQVIADKNPHAIRGAKRLCNMLGHASDAEILQAESDEQVKVMRTPNQIEAVMAGMQKRRPNFTD, encoded by the coding sequence ATGAAGGACCGGATTTCGATCACCATGCTCGAAGGCGGGATCGCCGACGTCCGGCTGATCCGCGCCGACAAGATGAATGCGCTCGACACCGCGATGTGGGAGGCGCTGGCGCAAGCGGTCGATCAGTTGAAGGCCGCCGCGGACCTGCGCGTCGTCGTCCTGTCGGGCGAAGGCCGCGCCTTTTGCGCCGGGCTCGATCTTTCCAGCCTCAGCAACGAGCGCGATCCGGGGGCGAGCAGCGCGGGCGGTAGTCTCGCCGATCGCACGCGGGGCATCGCCAACAACGCCCAATATGCCGCCTGGGGCTGGCGCGAACTGCCGGTGCCGGTGATCGCGGCGGTGCACGGCGTCGCCTTTGGCGCGGGCAGCCAGATCATGGCGGCAGCGGACATTCGTATCGTCCACCCGGACACGCGGATCGCGATCATGGAAATGCGCTGGGGGCTGGTTCCTGATGTCGCCGGCATGGCGCTGTGGCGCACGCAGGTCGCCGACGATGTGCTGCGCGAGATGATCTACACCAACCGCGAATTCACCGGGTCGGAGGCGAAGCTGCTCGGCTTTGCGACGCATGTCTCCGACGACCCGCTGGCCAAGGCGATGGATCTGGCACAGGTGATCGCCGACAAGAATCCGCACGCGATTCGCGGCGCCAAACGGCTCTGCAACATGCTCGGCCATGCGAGCGACGCCGAGATATTGCAGGCCGAGAGCGACGAGCAGGTCAAGGTGATGCGCACCCCGAACCAAATCGAGGCGGTGATGGCGGGGATGCAGAAGCGGCGGCCGAATTTCACGGATTGA
- a CDS encoding ATP12 family chaperone protein: MKRFWKEAAVVEENGGWGIALDGRPVRTPQRAPLAVANPALAEAIAAEWRDVGETIDPAAMPMTGLTNAAIDLTAPDVAAFAAPVAAYAQSDLLCYRDARDAALQAEQAAAWNPLLAWAEGHYGIEFTLTQGVLPVDQPEATIAALQAAVRALDHWQITALTPLVTIGGSLVAGLALLENSFDADALWQAVSLDELYQERRWGADSEAQKARAAKQRDWDNAARFLKLLA; encoded by the coding sequence GTGAAGCGCTTCTGGAAAGAGGCGGCCGTCGTCGAGGAAAACGGCGGCTGGGGCATCGCGCTCGACGGGCGGCCGGTCCGCACGCCGCAGCGTGCCCCGCTGGCGGTCGCGAATCCTGCGCTCGCCGAAGCGATCGCCGCCGAATGGCGCGATGTCGGTGAAACGATCGATCCTGCGGCGATGCCGATGACCGGGCTCACCAATGCCGCGATCGACCTGACCGCGCCGGACGTCGCGGCCTTTGCCGCGCCGGTTGCCGCCTATGCGCAAAGCGATCTTCTTTGTTACCGCGACGCCCGCGATGCGGCGTTGCAGGCCGAACAGGCCGCGGCGTGGAACCCGTTGCTCGCCTGGGCCGAAGGGCATTACGGCATCGAATTCACACTGACGCAAGGCGTGTTGCCGGTCGACCAGCCGGAGGCCACAATCGCCGCGTTGCAGGCGGCGGTGCGCGCGCTCGACCATTGGCAGATCACCGCGCTGACCCCGCTGGTCACAATCGGCGGATCGCTCGTCGCGGGCCTCGCGCTTCTCGAAAACAGCTTCGACGCCGATGCCTTGTGGCAAGCGGTCAGCCTCGACGAACTCTACCAGGAACGCCGCTGGGGCGCCGACAGCGAAGCGCAGAAGGCACGCGCCGCGAAACAACGCGACTGGGACAATGCGGCGCGATTTCTCAAGTTGCTCGCCTAA
- a CDS encoding FMN-binding negative transcriptional regulator, with product MHPNSAFRPKQDDLAELLVREIGFAAIFANTPDGPRVAHAPVVLSDEAATLQFHLARGNALTRHLDGATALAVVQGPDAYVSASWYADADQVPTWNYVTIEMEGVTTKLDDAALVEQLDTLSATHEARVGANPPWTRAKMNPALFSKMTGAIVGFEMRITAWRPTIKLSQNKSADERERVIAGMEATGHGALAQLMRHLGGDREGA from the coding sequence ATGCATCCGAACAGCGCCTTTCGTCCCAAGCAGGACGATCTCGCCGAATTGCTGGTTCGCGAGATCGGCTTTGCCGCGATCTTTGCGAACACCCCCGATGGGCCGCGCGTCGCGCATGCGCCGGTGGTGCTGAGCGACGAGGCGGCGACGCTGCAATTCCACCTCGCGCGCGGAAATGCACTGACGCGGCACCTCGATGGCGCGACCGCGCTCGCCGTCGTGCAGGGCCCCGACGCTTATGTCAGCGCGAGCTGGTACGCCGACGCCGATCAGGTGCCGACGTGGAATTATGTCACGATCGAGATGGAAGGGGTAACGACGAAGCTCGACGATGCAGCGCTGGTAGAGCAGCTCGATACGCTGTCGGCGACGCATGAAGCGCGAGTCGGCGCGAACCCGCCGTGGACACGCGCAAAAATGAACCCGGCATTGTTTAGCAAGATGACCGGCGCGATCGTCGGCTTCGAAATGCGGATCACGGCGTGGCGCCCGACGATCAAGCTGTCGCAGAACAAGTCCGCCGACGAACGCGAGCGGGTCATCGCGGGCATGGAAGCGACGGGCCATGGCGCGCTCGCGCAGTTGATGCGCCACCTTGGCGGCGATAGGGAGGGCGCATGA
- a CDS encoding RluA family pseudouridine synthase, with protein MSAPKATLDGAIVGDEDDGIRLDRWFKRHRPGTPHALLARWARSGQLTLDGKKADVSDRIAAGQTLAMPIPPVEAEARPARKGRPLTDADVALAESMLIHRDASAIVLNKLPGLATQGGTKTEHHVDGLLDALKYDAPVRPKLVHRLDKDTSGALLVARTPRAAAWFAKSFSNRSAKKTYWALIVGVPDIQQGEIDLPLAKQPGSGGEKMHVHDSGLASKTRYRVIERAGNSAAWVELQPLTGRTHQLRVHMAAIGHPIVGDGKYGGKGAFLTGTISRKLHLHSRRLRIDHPDGGAIDVQADLPEHFTASLDALGFDLLLGEVGIEPAEKGPPPKSALKAQAKAHSKQIRKARRGERRGRTADSKPTDFVGKPKPRAKAKPGKPGKPTKTGKKPSAKKHSARPSKPS; from the coding sequence ATGAGCGCGCCGAAAGCGACCCTCGACGGCGCGATCGTCGGCGATGAGGACGACGGCATCCGCCTCGACCGCTGGTTCAAGCGTCACCGGCCCGGAACGCCGCACGCGCTGCTCGCGCGCTGGGCACGGTCGGGACAGCTTACGCTCGACGGCAAAAAAGCCGATGTGTCGGACCGGATCGCGGCGGGACAGACGCTCGCCATGCCGATCCCGCCGGTCGAGGCCGAGGCGCGCCCCGCGCGCAAGGGCCGCCCACTGACCGACGCCGATGTCGCGCTCGCTGAATCGATGCTGATCCACCGCGACGCCAGCGCAATCGTGCTCAACAAGCTCCCCGGCCTCGCGACGCAGGGCGGGACCAAGACCGAACATCATGTCGACGGGCTGCTCGACGCGCTGAAATATGACGCGCCGGTGCGTCCGAAGCTGGTTCACCGGCTCGACAAGGATACGTCGGGCGCGCTGCTGGTGGCGCGCACACCGCGCGCCGCAGCCTGGTTCGCCAAGAGCTTTTCGAATCGCAGCGCGAAAAAGACCTATTGGGCGCTGATCGTCGGCGTCCCCGACATTCAGCAGGGCGAGATCGACCTGCCGCTCGCCAAACAGCCGGGATCGGGCGGCGAAAAGATGCACGTCCATGACAGCGGCTTGGCCTCGAAGACGCGCTATCGCGTGATCGAGCGCGCGGGGAACAGCGCGGCTTGGGTCGAGCTCCAGCCGCTGACCGGGCGCACGCACCAGCTGCGCGTCCATATGGCGGCGATCGGCCATCCGATCGTCGGCGACGGCAAATATGGCGGCAAGGGCGCATTCCTGACGGGGACGATCAGCCGCAAGCTGCACCTGCACAGCCGGCGGCTGCGCATCGACCATCCCGACGGCGGCGCGATCGATGTGCAGGCCGATCTGCCCGAACATTTCACCGCGAGCCTCGACGCGCTCGGCTTCGACCTGCTGCTCGGCGAGGTGGGGATCGAGCCGGCCGAGAAAGGCCCTCCGCCCAAATCGGCGCTGAAGGCGCAGGCCAAGGCGCACAGCAAGCAGATCCGCAAAGCGCGGCGCGGCGAACGGCGCGGGCGCACCGCCGACAGCAAACCCACCGATTTCGTCGGCAAGCCGAAGCCCAGGGCAAAAGCGAAACCGGGCAAGCCCGGCAAGCCAACGAAAACCGGCAAAAAGCCAAGCGCGAAGAAGCACTCGGCGCGCCCATCCAAACCAAGCTGA
- the crcB gene encoding fluoride efflux transporter CrcB, which translates to MNSLFPVMIGGAIGAGARHLVGQAMLARLGPGFPWWTLSVNIVGSLAMGLLIGLLARSGGAGETTRLFVGVGILGGFTTFSSFSLEFWALFERGQTAQAAFYVLASVIGALLACGAGMIAVREFPA; encoded by the coding sequence ATGAACAGCCTGTTTCCTGTCATGATCGGCGGTGCGATCGGCGCTGGCGCCCGCCATCTGGTCGGGCAGGCGATGCTCGCGCGGCTTGGCCCCGGCTTTCCGTGGTGGACGCTGTCGGTCAATATCGTCGGCAGTCTGGCGATGGGACTGCTGATCGGTCTGCTCGCGCGTAGCGGCGGGGCCGGCGAGACGACGCGGTTGTTTGTCGGAGTCGGCATATTGGGCGGGTTCACAACCTTCTCGTCGTTCAGTCTCGAATTCTGGGCGCTTTTTGAGCGGGGGCAGACGGCGCAGGCGGCTTTTTACGTCCTGGCGTCGGTCATTGGCGCGCTGCTCGCGTGCGGCGCGGGCATGATCGCCGTGCGGGAGTTCCCGGCATGA
- a CDS encoding thermonuclease family protein — MTVIQVIDGDSLTVRHADANLTIRLTGIDAVEYRQSCVRSGSEWPCGREARQALERLVGDGSLHCILSGRDRYGRTLAACRTAVSPDGIDLGAEMVRLGWAIASDTDYLVEEAGAKTARRGIWQGSFIKPADWRAAHERPATAAASPDA; from the coding sequence ATGACAGTGATCCAGGTGATCGACGGCGACAGCCTGACGGTGCGGCACGCCGACGCCAATCTGACGATCCGGCTGACCGGAATCGACGCGGTGGAATATCGGCAGTCATGCGTGCGCTCCGGGTCGGAATGGCCGTGCGGACGCGAAGCGCGGCAGGCGCTCGAACGGCTGGTGGGGGACGGGTCGCTCCACTGCATCCTGTCGGGCAGGGACCGCTATGGGCGTACGCTTGCCGCCTGTCGCACGGCCGTATCGCCCGATGGCATCGACCTTGGCGCCGAAATGGTTCGCCTGGGCTGGGCGATCGCCAGCGACACCGACTATCTTGTCGAAGAAGCCGGCGCCAAAACCGCGCGGCGCGGCATTTGGCAAGGCAGTTTCATCAAGCCCGCCGACTGGCGCGCGGCGCACGAGCGGCCCGCGACCGCCGCCGCATCGCCCGACGCATAG